The Methanobacterium sp. BAmetb5 genome includes a region encoding these proteins:
- a CDS encoding UPF0179 family protein — MITLIGNNLAEKGLKFMNYGAANQCESCRFKATCIESLEMGRIYQVREVKNTEHPCLIHEGGKVKVVDVDKATIKAAIDSKRAFEGSNIVYIPPECDEECSMREICFPEGLYSEDKCKIIKKVGKPLDKCPKGRDLTVVLLQY; from the coding sequence ATGATAACCCTCATTGGAAATAATTTGGCAGAAAAAGGACTCAAATTTATGAATTATGGGGCAGCCAATCAATGCGAAAGTTGCCGTTTTAAGGCGACCTGCATTGAATCCCTGGAAATGGGCAGAATATACCAGGTTAGAGAGGTTAAAAACACCGAGCACCCCTGCCTGATCCATGAGGGTGGAAAGGTGAAGGTGGTTGATGTGGATAAAGCCACCATAAAAGCTGCCATTGATTCTAAAAGAGCCTTTGAAGGTTCTAACATTGTTTATATTCCGCCAGAATGTGATGAAGAATGTTCAATGCGTGAAATCTGCTTTCCTGAGGGCTTATACAGTGAAGACAAATGTAAGATAATTAAAAAAGTGGGTAAACCACTGGATAAATGTCCTAAAGGAAGGGACCTCACTGTGGTCTTGCTCCAGTACTAA
- a CDS encoding NAD(P)-dependent glycerol-1-phosphate dehydrogenase produces the protein MDFNRVKLPREIHSGPGVIKETGSICKELKLNGRVLIASGPRTMKVAGEKVINSLQEHDFDVETIIIDAPSTDAVEAVQDRMKNMSAVLGVGGGKVIDVAKMAATQSGSHSVSVPTAASHDGISSPRASIKNEGGSISLKAEPPMGVIADTQIISQAPFRLLASGCGDIISNYTAVLDWKLAYRLLNEDYSDSASALSLVTAEMLIKSAGDIKEGLIESAAIVVKALISSGMAISIAGNSRPASGAEHKFSHALDIIAPKPALHGEQCGVGTIMMMYLHGGDWEFIRETLKTIKAPVNARELGIEPEYIIKALTKAHTIRKERYTILGDRGLTEAAATKLARKTGVID, from the coding sequence ATGGATTTCAATCGAGTTAAGTTGCCCCGGGAGATCCACAGTGGCCCGGGAGTGATCAAGGAAACAGGGTCTATTTGCAAAGAATTAAAGCTCAATGGTAGGGTACTGATTGCCAGCGGACCCCGAACAATGAAGGTCGCTGGAGAAAAGGTTATCAACAGCCTTCAGGAACATGATTTCGATGTGGAAACCATAATCATTGATGCACCATCCACCGATGCAGTTGAAGCCGTTCAGGACCGTATGAAAAATATGAGTGCTGTTCTGGGGGTTGGTGGGGGTAAAGTGATTGATGTGGCTAAAATGGCAGCCACACAGTCCGGATCCCATTCAGTGAGTGTTCCCACCGCAGCCTCACACGATGGTATTTCATCTCCCCGTGCTTCCATTAAAAATGAAGGAGGAAGCATATCTTTAAAAGCTGAGCCACCCATGGGAGTTATAGCCGATACCCAGATTATCAGCCAAGCCCCCTTCCGGCTTTTAGCCTCTGGTTGCGGAGATATTATCTCTAACTACACCGCGGTCCTGGACTGGAAGCTGGCCTACCGCCTGCTTAATGAGGATTATAGTGACTCTGCCTCGGCTTTATCACTGGTTACTGCCGAAATGTTAATTAAATCTGCAGGGGATATTAAAGAAGGTCTTATTGAAAGTGCGGCTATTGTGGTTAAGGCCCTTATATCCAGTGGAATGGCCATCAGTATTGCTGGTAACAGCAGACCTGCCAGTGGGGCTGAACACAAATTCAGCCACGCTCTGGACATTATAGCACCAAAACCTGCCCTTCACGGCGAACAATGTGGAGTAGGTACTATTATGATGATGTATTTGCATGGAGGGGATTGGGAGTTCATCCGTGAAACTCTGAAAACCATTAAGGCTCCAGTTAATGCCCGTGAACTGGGAATAGAACCTGAATATATCATAAAAGCCCTGACCAAAGCCCACACTATCCGCAAGGAACGCTACACCATCCTTGGTGACCGAGGCCTCACTGAAGCTGCAGCCACTAAACTAGCTCGTAAAACAGGAGTTATAGATTAA
- the proS gene encoding proline--tRNA ligase — MTKFSEWFHNILEEAEIIDTRYPIKGMHVWQPQGFKIRKYALAMLREILDEDHEEVLFPLLIPEDELAKEAIHVKGFEEEVYWITHGGLTPLNKKLALRPTSETAMYPMFALWVRSHSDLPLKFYQIVNTFRYETKHTRPLIRVREITTFKEAHTVHADAEGAQKQVERALEIYSSFFDQLGIPYVVTRRPEWDKFPGADYTMAFDTLLPDGKTLQIGTVHNLGQTFARTFDITYETAEGEHEYVYQTCYGLSDRVIASIIGIHGDSSGLKLPPGVAPYQVVIVPVLFKKGAQEVLDFCDQLKDRIKKSGIRVHLDDRDLRAGKKYYEWEMRGVPIRLEIGPRDIANKKMVIVRRDTMEKEIVDYNEETLITDLNTVLDDIKENLRAEAREDFQNNIRPAGTVEEARDIVTNQKGIVSFSWCGDEECGKEIEENVNVDILGVKEESTESKCIRCGKESRYLALLAKTY, encoded by the coding sequence ATGACCAAATTCAGTGAATGGTTCCACAATATCCTGGAAGAAGCAGAGATCATCGACACACGCTACCCTATCAAGGGGATGCATGTATGGCAGCCACAGGGCTTTAAAATAAGAAAATACGCCCTGGCAATGCTTAGAGAAATTTTAGATGAAGATCATGAGGAAGTTCTCTTTCCCCTCCTCATACCCGAGGATGAACTGGCTAAGGAGGCCATACATGTTAAGGGATTTGAAGAAGAGGTTTACTGGATAACCCACGGAGGTTTAACCCCTCTTAACAAGAAACTGGCCCTCCGTCCCACCAGTGAAACTGCCATGTACCCTATGTTCGCCCTGTGGGTTCGCTCCCATTCTGACCTTCCCCTGAAGTTTTACCAGATAGTTAACACCTTCCGTTATGAAACCAAACATACCCGGCCTCTTATCCGGGTCAGGGAGATAACCACCTTTAAAGAGGCTCACACTGTCCATGCTGATGCTGAAGGTGCGCAGAAACAGGTGGAACGGGCCCTCGAAATCTACAGCAGCTTCTTTGACCAGCTGGGAATACCCTACGTAGTCACCCGCCGACCAGAGTGGGATAAATTCCCCGGTGCAGACTACACCATGGCTTTCGACACCCTTCTGCCTGATGGTAAAACACTCCAGATCGGTACAGTGCACAACCTAGGCCAGACCTTTGCCCGCACCTTTGACATAACCTATGAAACAGCAGAAGGGGAACATGAATATGTTTACCAGACCTGCTACGGATTATCTGACCGGGTCATAGCATCCATCATTGGTATTCACGGTGACTCCTCGGGACTGAAATTGCCTCCGGGAGTGGCACCTTACCAGGTGGTTATTGTACCGGTACTCTTTAAAAAAGGTGCCCAGGAAGTTCTGGACTTCTGTGACCAGTTAAAGGATAGGATCAAAAAATCAGGAATAAGGGTACACTTAGATGACCGGGACCTGCGTGCCGGTAAGAAATACTATGAATGGGAGATGAGGGGAGTTCCTATCCGCCTGGAAATAGGTCCACGGGACATTGCCAATAAAAAAATGGTCATAGTACGCCGGGATACCATGGAAAAGGAGATAGTGGACTACAATGAAGAAACCCTTATCACTGACCTTAATACGGTACTGGATGATATTAAGGAAAATCTCCGGGCTGAGGCCAGGGAAGATTTCCAGAATAACATCCGCCCTGCAGGGACAGTGGAGGAAGCCCGGGACATTGTTACTAATCAAAAAGGCATAGTGTCTTTCTCCTGGTGTGGGGATGAAGAATGTGGTAAGGAAATCGAGGAAAACGTTAATGTGGATATACTGGGTGTTAAAGAAGAATCCACTGAGAGCAAGTGCATAAGATGTGGTAAAGAATCCCGGTACCTTGCTTTACTTGCCAAGACTTATTGA
- a CDS encoding ARPP-1 family domain-containing protein, protein MNMRLILLIAVVVVFAAGSGAMSFLSGGGVTLEQAYDNQQVDIIQNTAAGSIPHNITVKNNGTKPLVVDKGTILKSKESQDVVIITDKKINTNSNDTVLAYCIEPDQKAVTGSSLYPSGTASTQVKDIIDSSNPADLQNATQAQLQIWVIVTKGNVNVYSGEAMAVVQNQKTKYYQLQEKVETAKKNVMSRFNLTSEGVKNMSFSVESDNSANTWVADLRQWFKNTVGV, encoded by the coding sequence ATGAATATGCGGTTGATCTTATTAATAGCAGTGGTGGTGGTCTTCGCCGCCGGTAGTGGGGCTATGAGCTTCCTTTCTGGCGGTGGAGTTACATTGGAACAGGCCTATGACAATCAGCAAGTAGATATTATACAAAACACTGCTGCCGGAAGCATACCCCATAACATCACCGTAAAAAACAATGGAACCAAACCACTGGTGGTGGATAAGGGAACCATCCTGAAAAGTAAAGAATCACAGGATGTGGTTATCATCACTGATAAAAAGATCAACACCAATAGCAATGACACGGTCCTGGCTTACTGTATAGAACCTGATCAAAAGGCAGTTACTGGGTCCTCACTTTACCCTTCAGGCACAGCATCCACTCAGGTTAAAGACATCATAGATAGTTCTAACCCTGCCGACCTCCAGAACGCCACACAGGCCCAGCTGCAGATATGGGTCATTGTAACCAAAGGTAATGTGAATGTTTACAGTGGCGAAGCAATGGCCGTGGTGCAGAACCAGAAAACCAAGTATTACCAGCTCCAGGAAAAGGTGGAAACTGCCAAGAAGAATGTGATGAGTCGTTTCAACCTAACCTCCGAGGGGGTAAAGAACATGTCATTTTCAGTGGAATCAGATAACAGTGCCAATACATGGGTTGCCGATTTAAGGCAGTGGTTTAAGAACACGGTCGGTGTATGA
- the cofC gene encoding 2-phospho-L-lactate guanylyltransferase, protein MKKTLAIIPVSRFSQAKTRLSPTLSPLERENLLKSMLIDVITAIKNNVDDVVVISSDKDVLNFVNDLYVTCLSEEGETDLNGALTQAVEWCSQKASQVLIVPSDVPLIHPDQVQEMVELSQKWPVVIAPAKGGGTNALLCPTKDVQMKFGDWSFFEHLKEAENAGVPWYIYDSFYLSLDVNTAEDLGEIMMHGFGTETRKFLKSIGLVVRSNHGTERLRVERK, encoded by the coding sequence ATGAAAAAAACATTGGCCATAATCCCGGTTTCCAGATTTTCACAGGCAAAAACCCGCCTGTCCCCTACTTTATCACCATTAGAAAGAGAAAATCTCCTTAAATCAATGTTAATAGATGTTATCACTGCTATAAAAAATAATGTGGATGATGTTGTGGTGATAAGCTCTGATAAAGATGTACTTAATTTTGTTAATGATTTATATGTTACCTGTCTCTCAGAGGAGGGTGAAACCGATTTAAATGGTGCGCTCACCCAGGCAGTGGAGTGGTGTTCCCAGAAGGCCAGCCAGGTACTCATTGTCCCTTCGGATGTACCCCTCATCCACCCGGACCAGGTTCAGGAAATGGTGGAACTATCCCAAAAATGGCCAGTGGTAATTGCCCCGGCCAAGGGTGGAGGTACCAATGCCCTCCTGTGTCCCACCAAGGATGTACAGATGAAATTTGGAGATTGGAGTTTCTTCGAGCATTTAAAGGAGGCTGAAAATGCCGGGGTCCCCTGGTACATCTATGACTCCTTTTATCTTTCACTGGACGTGAACACTGCTGAAGACCTGGGGGAAATTATGATGCATGGTTTCGGGACAGAAACCCGCAAATTCCTCAAAAGTATTGGTTTAGTGGTTCGATCCAACCATGGAACTGAACGTTTGCGGGTGGAAAGGAAATGA
- the thiD gene encoding bifunctional hydroxymethylpyrimidine kinase/phosphomethylpyrimidine kinase, whose product MIALSIAGFDPSGGAGILADVKTFHSLGIYPTAVITALTAQNVNSVAGVEPVNTPFVSKQIDMIMEGAEIQHAKTGMLYSAEMVEMVARQVQKYQLKLVVDPVLVAGSGGVLSQDDLVESLRKYLLPVAELTTPNVHEAEALTGVEIVNEDDACEAAIKLGKICPTVVTGGHLKGRDIFYKDSLNFIEGEIIKSTNTHGSGCTYSAAITAYLAQGMDLLESIRKASDFTKKAIKHGGYGTLNQMWQHSL is encoded by the coding sequence ATGATAGCACTTTCCATTGCTGGCTTCGACCCCTCGGGAGGTGCCGGGATCCTGGCTGATGTGAAAACCTTCCATTCCCTGGGGATTTATCCAACGGCCGTTATCACCGCCCTTACTGCCCAGAATGTTAATAGTGTGGCTGGTGTGGAACCAGTAAACACCCCCTTCGTTTCCAAACAGATAGATATGATAATGGAAGGAGCAGAAATACAGCACGCCAAGACTGGTATGCTGTACTCGGCAGAGATGGTGGAAATGGTGGCTCGCCAGGTACAGAAGTACCAGTTAAAACTGGTGGTGGACCCGGTTCTGGTAGCCGGTTCTGGTGGTGTCCTATCTCAGGACGACCTGGTTGAATCCCTGAGGAAATATCTTTTGCCGGTGGCTGAGTTAACCACACCCAATGTTCACGAAGCAGAAGCCCTCACCGGTGTGGAAATAGTTAATGAAGATGATGCCTGTGAAGCAGCCATTAAGCTGGGAAAAATATGCCCCACAGTGGTTACTGGTGGACACCTAAAGGGAAGGGATATTTTCTATAAAGATTCATTAAACTTCATTGAAGGTGAAATCATAAAAAGCACCAACACCCATGGTTCAGGATGTACCTACTCGGCAGCCATCACTGCCTATCTGGCTCAGGGAATGGACCTCCTGGAATCCATTCGGAAGGCATCGGATTTCACCAAAAAAGCTATAAAACACGGTGGATATGGTACTTTGAATCAAATGTGGCAGCACAGCCTCTAA
- a CDS encoding zinc-ribbon domain-containing protein, which yields MVSSEEISRRLEAKKRGKTDSEVKKAPQSPSNVVCSECQTENPATAKFCVGCGAPLIKEEAPQEIPSETPISTTEAPSEPDYKICPSCNQKNKPDAKFCIICGHKFTTESEEKPMESLMDVVSEEETVVTDAPKAETPVTETVEVAEPETPVTETVSSEAAETESVTVESEKVPEPEIPVDEVVEVPEPETPTVETLEVPESEVQVAEKESPEEPVIPEIKVPKQYQQEETPREEVTSEAAPAEETSLKEATSADEKVSTEPAEDPVVKIKKAKELLDIGAITPEEFDRIKNKYLELI from the coding sequence ATGGTCTCCAGTGAAGAGATAAGCAGAAGATTAGAAGCTAAAAAACGTGGTAAAACTGACTCTGAAGTAAAAAAAGCACCACAATCACCATCTAATGTGGTTTGTTCAGAGTGTCAAACTGAAAACCCAGCCACTGCCAAATTCTGTGTGGGTTGCGGTGCACCCCTGATTAAAGAGGAAGCTCCCCAGGAAATACCCTCAGAAACTCCTATTTCAACCACGGAAGCTCCCAGTGAACCAGATTACAAAATATGCCCTTCCTGTAATCAGAAAAACAAACCAGATGCCAAGTTCTGCATTATCTGCGGACATAAATTCACCACAGAAAGCGAGGAAAAACCCATGGAATCACTGATGGATGTGGTAAGTGAAGAGGAAACAGTGGTCACTGATGCTCCTAAAGCTGAAACACCAGTAACTGAAACAGTAGAAGTTGCTGAGCCTGAAACTCCAGTAACAGAGACAGTATCCAGTGAAGCTGCTGAGACGGAATCTGTGACTGTTGAGTCGGAAAAAGTTCCTGAGCCCGAGATTCCAGTAGATGAAGTTGTAGAAGTTCCTGAACCTGAAACTCCCACTGTTGAGACTTTGGAAGTTCCGGAGTCAGAAGTTCAGGTGGCTGAAAAAGAATCACCTGAAGAACCGGTTATTCCTGAAATCAAGGTACCAAAACAGTATCAACAAGAAGAAACTCCCAGGGAAGAGGTTACCTCCGAAGCTGCTCCTGCCGAGGAAACTTCTCTAAAAGAAGCAACAAGTGCCGATGAAAAGGTATCAACAGAACCCGCTGAAGATCCCGTTGTAAAAATTAAAAAAGCCAAGGAGCTTCTGGATATTGGTGCCATAACCCCGGAAGAATTTGACCGGATTAAAAATAAGTATCTGGAGTTAATATAA
- a CDS encoding class I SAM-dependent methyltransferase: MSNTTGLNPSNGHRIKGRSSESFIDAREVISRLNLDGNEVFMDAGCGDGHVAMEAYSLMGEDATIYALDVYGPAIEDLEEDIQQNGITNVIPLQSDIAGDIALEDNTVDITLLLNVFHGFVARENTDEAIAELKRITKPGGQIAVMDYKKMDTGYGPPFKFKRNPEDVEKMFQKHDLKMVRLDTEVGEDLEQGCKSHYLVIFQK, translated from the coding sequence ATGTCAAATACTACGGGATTAAACCCATCCAACGGCCACCGCATAAAGGGAAGATCAAGTGAATCCTTTATAGATGCCCGGGAAGTAATTTCCAGGTTGAATCTGGATGGAAATGAAGTATTTATGGATGCCGGTTGTGGTGATGGTCATGTGGCCATGGAAGCATATAGTTTAATGGGTGAGGATGCAACCATTTATGCCCTGGATGTTTACGGGCCAGCAATAGAAGATTTAGAGGAAGATATCCAACAAAATGGCATAACCAATGTTATTCCCCTCCAATCGGATATAGCAGGGGATATTGCCCTGGAAGATAACACCGTGGATATCACTCTATTGCTCAATGTGTTTCATGGATTTGTGGCCCGGGAAAACACTGACGAAGCCATAGCCGAACTCAAGAGAATCACCAAGCCTGGTGGTCAGATAGCGGTGATGGACTACAAGAAGATGGATACGGGATACGGACCTCCATTTAAATTCAAAAGAAATCCAGAAGATGTGGAGAAGATGTTCCAAAAACACGACTTAAAAATGGTCCGGTTAGATACAGAAGTGGGAGAAGACCTGGAACAGGGTTGTAAGTCTCATTATCTGGTTATATTTCAAAAATAG
- a CDS encoding acetolactate synthase, with protein MSEDKRRKLKQISVFLENRKGRLWKAMNVLSGAKINIRALSIADTSGFGILRMIVHNPKEAKKALEADNFVVKVNEVIAVEVMDEPGGLDELLGVLNQADINVEYLYAFVEKKSDKAIVVLRTEDVDAGIAALEASNINILNADDVNLL; from the coding sequence ATGTCAGAAGATAAAAGAAGGAAGCTAAAACAGATATCAGTGTTTCTGGAAAACAGGAAAGGAAGACTATGGAAAGCAATGAACGTTCTTTCCGGTGCAAAAATTAATATAAGGGCTCTTTCCATAGCCGACACCTCAGGATTTGGCATACTGCGCATGATAGTCCACAATCCAAAAGAAGCAAAGAAGGCCCTGGAAGCAGACAACTTCGTGGTAAAAGTCAATGAAGTGATTGCCGTGGAAGTCATGGACGAACCCGGAGGACTGGACGAACTTCTCGGTGTTTTAAACCAGGCTGATATTAACGTGGAATACCTTTACGCCTTTGTAGAGAAAAAAAGTGACAAGGCCATTGTAGTGCTGCGTACTGAAGATGTGGATGCTGGTATCGCTGCACTGGAAGCCAGTAATATCAATATATTAAATGCGGATGATGTTAACCTCCTTTAG
- a CDS encoding phenylacetate--CoA ligase family protein, which translates to MIYNEKAECMSAPEKEGLQLKRLQDVVKRAYENVPYYRKKLDAAGITPADIQSLEDIEKIPFTTKSDLRDAYPFGMFAVSTDDIVEVHTTSGTTGKPTVSGYTAKDLDIWGEVVARALSMAGATRKDIVQNCYGYGLFTGGLGVHHGGQKVGCTVIPISAGNTQRQIEIIQDFKSTILTCTPSYAMYIAEVLEREGVLPEDIKLKAGVFGAEMWTEEMRNEIERRLNLDALNIYGLTEIIGPGVANECMEKNGLHIFDDHFYPEIIDPQTLETLPEGEKGELVLTTLTREGMPVLRFRTRDITALRKGECGCGRTHVKMDRITGRSDDMLKIRGVIVFPSQIERALLKIPGMEPNYQIIATRPEHLDELEVQVEASPALFSDEVKHVEQVTRSIEKQIHDEIGLRVTVSLVEPQSLPRSEGKAVRVIDKRDMS; encoded by the coding sequence ATGATCTACAATGAGAAGGCTGAGTGCATGTCAGCCCCTGAAAAGGAAGGATTACAGCTAAAAAGATTACAGGACGTTGTTAAAAGGGCCTATGAAAACGTGCCCTACTATCGGAAGAAGTTAGATGCTGCCGGGATAACACCTGCCGATATACAATCCCTGGAAGACATTGAAAAGATACCATTCACCACTAAAAGTGACCTGAGGGATGCCTATCCCTTTGGAATGTTCGCCGTGAGCACCGACGACATTGTAGAAGTTCACACCACCTCGGGAACCACTGGGAAACCAACTGTATCTGGTTACACAGCTAAAGACCTGGACATATGGGGTGAAGTTGTGGCTCGTGCCCTTTCCATGGCCGGTGCCACCAGAAAGGACATAGTGCAGAACTGTTATGGTTACGGTCTTTTCACCGGAGGTTTGGGAGTGCACCACGGTGGTCAGAAGGTAGGTTGCACCGTGATACCCATCAGTGCCGGTAACACCCAGCGCCAGATCGAGATCATCCAGGACTTTAAAAGCACCATCCTCACCTGTACCCCTAGCTACGCCATGTACATAGCCGAAGTACTGGAAAGGGAAGGAGTCCTCCCGGAAGATATAAAACTTAAAGCCGGGGTTTTCGGTGCTGAAATGTGGACGGAAGAGATGAGAAATGAGATTGAAAGAAGGCTCAATCTGGATGCCCTGAATATCTACGGACTAACCGAGATCATTGGTCCGGGAGTGGCCAACGAGTGCATGGAAAAGAATGGACTGCACATCTTCGATGACCACTTCTACCCGGAGATCATCGACCCCCAGACCCTGGAGACACTACCTGAAGGAGAGAAAGGGGAGCTGGTGCTGACCACTCTAACCAGGGAGGGTATGCCTGTCCTGCGTTTTAGAACCAGGGATATCACTGCCCTGCGTAAGGGGGAATGTGGCTGTGGAAGAACCCATGTTAAGATGGACCGTATAACCGGAAGATCCGACGACATGCTCAAAATAAGGGGAGTTATTGTATTCCCATCCCAGATTGAAAGGGCACTACTTAAAATACCGGGAATGGAACCCAACTACCAAATCATCGCCACCCGACCAGAACACCTGGATGAACTGGAAGTACAGGTGGAAGCATCACCGGCCCTGTTCTCTGATGAAGTGAAACACGTGGAACAGGTAACCCGATCCATAGAAAAGCAGATACACGATGAAATTGGACTCCGGGTTACAGTGAGTCTGGTTGAACCCCAGAGTCTGCCCCGTAGTGAAGGTAAAGCCGTCCGGGTTATTGATAAAAGAGATATGAGTTAA
- a CDS encoding superoxide dismutase, translating to MANKKYELPPLPYGYKDLEPYMSEEQLQIHHDKHHQAYVDGANALLDKFDSRPGVEFDVKAVAKELSFHVGGFVLHKMFWENLAPAPKGGGEPTGTLAKYIEKDFGSLERFKQEFSQAAISTEGSGWAALTICRRTDRLFITQIEKHNVNVIPHFRVLMVLDVWEHAYYLDYKNVRPDYVAAFWNLVNWEEVNRRLEIELLSNSLNLVDNRRVLDMKIEEFRENFDDWIASFDKK from the coding sequence ATGGCAAATAAGAAATATGAACTTCCCCCACTTCCCTACGGATACAAGGATCTGGAACCCTACATGTCTGAAGAACAACTCCAGATACACCACGATAAACATCATCAGGCCTACGTGGATGGAGCCAATGCCCTGCTGGATAAATTTGACAGCCGTCCCGGAGTGGAATTTGATGTGAAAGCCGTGGCCAAGGAACTTTCCTTCCATGTGGGTGGATTTGTACTGCACAAAATGTTCTGGGAGAACCTGGCACCGGCACCCAAGGGTGGAGGTGAACCCACTGGAACCCTGGCCAAATACATTGAAAAGGATTTTGGCAGTTTAGAAAGGTTTAAACAGGAGTTTTCACAGGCAGCCATTAGCACTGAAGGATCAGGATGGGCTGCTCTGACCATATGCCGCAGAACCGACCGTTTATTCATCACCCAGATTGAAAAACACAATGTTAATGTCATACCACACTTCCGGGTTCTGATGGTCCTGGATGTATGGGAACACGCCTACTACCTGGACTACAAGAATGTCCGACCGGATTATGTGGCTGCCTTCTGGAACCTGGTAAACTGGGAGGAAGTTAACCGTCGCCTGGAAATAGAACTCCTTTCTAACAGTTTAAACCTGGTAGACAACCGAAGAGTACTGGACATGAAAATCGAAGAGTTTAGGGAAAACTTCGATGACTGGATAGCCTCCTTTGATAAGAAATAA
- a CDS encoding peroxiredoxin, which translates to MGEKIYEVRKIKKKGKRMPLIGDKFPKMEVQTTQGMMKLPKAFKGKWFILFSHPGDFTPVCTTEFVSFQLRYDQFRDLDCELIGLSVDQVHSHLKWIEWIWENFDVDIEFPVIADTGKVADTLGLIHPNKGTNTVRAVFIVDPEGIIRAILYYPQELGRNMDEILRMVEGFQTAEEKNVAIPANWPCNEIIGKGLIIPPASDIETAIKRPEKYKCFDWWLCYRNYYKW; encoded by the coding sequence ATGGGTGAAAAAATCTACGAAGTTAGAAAGATCAAGAAAAAAGGGAAAAGAATGCCTTTAATTGGGGATAAATTCCCAAAAATGGAAGTTCAAACCACGCAGGGGATGATGAAACTACCTAAAGCCTTTAAAGGCAAATGGTTCATTCTGTTCAGTCATCCCGGAGATTTCACACCGGTGTGTACCACGGAATTTGTTTCCTTCCAGCTACGCTACGACCAGTTCCGTGATCTTGACTGTGAACTCATTGGCCTCTCTGTGGATCAGGTTCACTCCCACCTGAAATGGATCGAATGGATATGGGAAAATTTCGATGTGGATATTGAATTTCCGGTCATTGCTGACACTGGTAAAGTGGCCGATACCCTGGGATTAATACACCCTAATAAAGGCACCAATACAGTTAGGGCGGTGTTCATAGTGGACCCTGAGGGTATTATCCGGGCCATACTTTACTACCCCCAGGAACTGGGAAGAAACATGGACGAAATCCTGAGGATGGTGGAAGGATTCCAGACCGCAGAGGAGAAGAATGTGGCCATACCTGCCAACTGGCCCTGCAATGAAATCATTGGCAAAGGACTGATTATTCCCCCGGCCTCTGACATTGAAACTGCTATTAAAAGACCAGAAAAATATAAATGCTTTGATTGGTGGCTGTGTTACCGAAATTACTATAAATGGTAG
- a CDS encoding ferritin codes for MLDKKMEEALNYQLNRELYSGYLYLAMAAYFEDQDLPGFGNWMRVQAQEELSHAMKFYDYLVQRGSRVLMAEIEKPQSEWESPVAAFEHVYEHEQMVTGLINDLVDLALELSDHATNNFLQWFVAEQVEEEESASGVLQKVKLTGESGSGLYMLDQELGQRVFNPPTATE; via the coding sequence ATGTTAGATAAAAAAATGGAAGAGGCCCTTAACTACCAGTTGAACCGGGAACTCTACTCTGGTTATCTGTACCTGGCCATGGCGGCCTACTTTGAGGATCAAGATCTGCCTGGTTTTGGTAACTGGATGAGGGTCCAGGCCCAGGAAGAGTTAAGCCATGCCATGAAATTCTACGACTACCTGGTGCAGAGGGGTAGCCGGGTGCTCATGGCTGAGATTGAAAAACCACAAAGTGAATGGGAGTCTCCAGTAGCTGCCTTTGAACATGTTTATGAACACGAGCAGATGGTCACCGGACTCATCAACGACCTGGTGGATCTGGCCCTGGAACTCTCGGACCACGCCACCAACAACTTCCTCCAGTGGTTTGTGGCGGAACAGGTGGAAGAAGAAGAATCCGCCAGTGGAGTGCTGCAGAAAGTCAAACTTACTGGCGAATCTGGCAGTGGATTGTACATGTTAGACCAGGAACTGGGACAGAGAGTGTTCAACCCCCCGACTGCAACTGAGTGA
- the rd gene encoding rubredoxin, with translation MQKYLCKPCGYIYDPEQGDDMSGIEPGTAFEDLPDDWVCPMCGAGKDLFEPVD, from the coding sequence ATGCAAAAATACTTGTGTAAACCATGTGGATACATCTACGACCCTGAACAAGGAGATGACATGTCTGGAATTGAACCGGGAACCGCTTTTGAGGACTTACCCGATGACTGGGTCTGTCCAATGTGTGGTGCCGGTAAAGACCTGTTTGAACCGGTTGATTAA